The sequence AGGGGAACTGGTCTTTGTACCGCTGCTCTTTGATACCTGGTACTCTACTAGTGTGTGGGACTCAGTCTTAACGGTTTGGTGCACTGCACAGAGGGCGTGTTGGTAAAAGCTGTTGGTAAATTATCTTTGAGACAAAGTGAGAAAGGGTTTATCAAAGCTGAGACGTGGTTGGTATATCCTGGGTCGACCGAGCAGACGTGGACACTGGACAGGTATGGTCCTGATATCTTTGACAAGATTGGAGTTCATTTAGATTTTGACGTCGTTTCGTTTGTAGTTTAACTCGATGAATAATGGCTTGCTTTGGACATGTTCATATCGACATCGAATTTGATAAGGACAGACGTTTATTATGGTACAACTGGTGTTGGGAGGCTGGTAGTGCACAGCTAAGATTGGACTCTAGTAACCGTCTACTTACAGCGCCTTAGCTTGTGGCGTCTTCAACGAGAAAGCAATGTGAGTTTGGAATTCTAGGCCCCAGTTATAGATGGAGAGGGAAGGTGCTATTGAAAGGGCTTACTACCCTCGACAAGATTAGCACTGTGAAGACATTTGCTAACGACATTAGCGACTTGGCGCCGTGCCATATGTCCGTAACAAACAACGTGTGTTGTGGAGGACTGCGAGAATCAAACTATTGTTCTGTGCTTTTCCATTGATGCATTGAAATGGGATCGCCTCAAAACAACGTCTTGAGAAAATGTGTACAAAAGTATCAACTTGCGTTAGCGACATGCACACAGAAGTGGCAATCTATAACCCAACTGCCCTTAATCCCACGACTCAGGGTATTGGTCCTTTCACAGAATTCAAAGTTACCACTGTGTCTGCCCAACACCACCTCAGCCGATTGGTAATGTGTCTGATGGTTTTAGTGTCTCGTCTTTCTGTAGTACGCTCATGTGGCTTTGGTTACTGCGGTACACTACTAACTTCTCAGCCACGTTACCCCCAGGCGCGTCAAGTGAGATTTATTTGAATACTTCTAAATGCATTGCACATCAATAATTTACCAAAATCACCACCCATATGTTCATAGGTCAGGGTCGGCGTCCTCCATCGATATGCATTACAGCGTGTGCCGTGCTTCCTAAGTACTAATTTCGCCTGACGCTGGTTCAATACCTTGTTCAGTCATCCATATTCTGCTGGCGCAATGGCCATTGATTTCgaatatattatgtaaatgttttaATCCGTACATCGTATTATTTACTCGGCGTTTCCAGGGTGGCAAAACAAAAGTTGAAGCATTCGGGCACAGACAATCTTCTGTATTCTTAATTACTGGGATAATGCGGGTCACCAAAGGGAATTTGCGATGACCTTTCCTTTGAAAAACGACTTCTCATTTGAGGAATAAATTGAGTTCAATCCAGAAAGGGGCGCTATGGGTGAACGCCCACGTCAAGACGGCCCTTTCTATCAGTCGTGTACTTTGTCTTGCGAGTTAAGGTCCGACGATAACCGTTCCTGCGTATCAGAGTGATAGGTAAAGGGACCACTTTCTtccttacatgtacacaagacAAGCGGGAGGTCTGGCTGCATGGTGGGTTGCGATATTCATTTGTCTCTTGGCCCGGGGTAAAAAAAGGCACTGTCGTCTCGCGCTGCGGTCTACTGGCTTGACTAATTTTCCCGCCACAGCTCAAAGCTAATGCCCCGGATTCGTTTACCAGGTAGGAACTGGTCGATAAGAGTTGTTTGTGTTTGCACTGTTGTAGGTCAAACTGGGCTGCCCCGGGGCAAGCAAACACATGTGTTGAAGGTGTCTTTGAAGTCGTACTTCTTTGTGTTCGCAGGACCAGGGCAAACCAGCGGGCCGCAGCAGGCGACATCTTCAGGCGACAGAACCCATTGATGTGCCCCAGTGTTGAGATGGTGCCTGTTCATGTCACAGAGAGGGTCTGCTTGACTCCGGAACCACCACAGAAACACTGCTACAAGAGCTGCTGTGAGTACGAACAGGGGCACCGATATATAGAGGACGTTCGGTACGTGTTAGGTCTGTCTCAGGTCCACTACCTGACGTCCTACATCCACAACCCTGACTGTACGTCCAGACCCGAGTACCACATCAGCGCCGTGCGGTGCGAGCCTCGACACAAGCCTCGCCGGTGGCTGTCCACGGTCATCCTGTATCCCAAAAGGCCTGTTAGGAGCTACACCTCTACAGTGGAATACAGCATGAGACCCACTTCACGGAAATGGTACATGACGAAACTGGACATGGCGGTCGGTGATGAGGAAAACAACATCGTCGCCACCAACATGTTATACTTTCCGAAGAGGCGAACTCCTTCCTTCTGGTCCTTCTTCGTCACCGACGTTAACAACGTGCCCGTAGGCAAGAAATTCGAAGAACTGAATAACTTCAAGATCAAGCGTGACTGGCGAAAACAACTGTCCTTGCAGGTTATGGCATAGACTTGCCACTTCAAGCATATTAGTAACGAGTTGATAGAAACCAACTGAAACACCACTGACATACTTCAACCGACTAATCGCTATTGATCGTACGACAAAGCCCGTTTAAGGGGTAATTACGCGACTAACTCCTCGGATTACATCACATTCATTCGGCTGGTCGTTAACCGGTCAGGGTTCGGATGACCAGCGACACACCATCGACCACTAATATTAATGAGAGTTACCGGGTTTGTATAAATCACCATACTCTTCAGATCTCTAGCACGTGGAAGAAGGATATACATGATATCTATACAATATATGGTAATAATGATGACTTAATTACTTCTTAACAATTGTACATGATACAACACATGTGGTATTTTTTAACATAGCACTATGTAACTTTTCTTTtcgatgtaaaagtatgaatatTGTTCATATACGACAGATCGTATCAAGAATCGTCAATTACAAATGCTACATGGCACGTATCAAGAAACATTCATTCTCAATGATACCTGAAACTGTGTACGtcttgtgtacaaatgtatcatctACTTGCTGACACAGCACTCGATATTCATTAGTTTATATAAAGACATGGTACCTTTCTTTAGATTCAAGATCTTTTTTTATAATTACGTAATGACGTAGTTTCACGCAGTTACTGTATACATGTTACCGTATTTAGATCAACCCTTATGTGAATATTAATAAACATGTACCCTGATTTGGGGATGACAAATTCGTCTATTTCTTAGTTCTAATGTCCTGCAAAATTATCGATATTCTTTCTGCTAATACCAAAATACAAGTTCTTGCTATCCTGTTCACAAAGGAAAATTTAGAAGGAAGTGTGGCAGTAACATTCTTGTTACCAACACACGGACAGCGACTATGTCTTTCCTTTGGCGGGAGGCTTACTGTAATCCACGTCGCCTAACATGGATCACTGATCATGAACACTAAAACCATTCGAACCATGCAGGTACAAGAGACAGTTCCCCTTTCACTGGCATTTTCACGGAAGTTGGCAAAACACACCTCGTTCTGTAACAGGCTACTTGGTGAGTAAACATATCAGTGGAACTCTGTCATGGATCCTGGAAGGGTATGGTATTGACCAAAGATAACAGGCTTAGCATGGAAGAGTAGCTCGTAGCCATTTGGTGATACATTTGGACCAGAAGAGAgccaagaagaaaacaaattgcaAAGCAACTCTTTTTATAGGTCATTCCATTTGACAATCTGGACGTGAGGGAAACTTCCAAGGCGATGATAGACTAGGAAGCTGCCAGATTCTTGGGTCAACTGCTACTGAGTAACCTGTGCTGTATACCACTCATGCACTTGTGAACAAGACCTTCTAATACTGGGTGTTGGCAATGTTATTGTGAAAGATGGTCAGACCCTCTATCCATTACACAGGTCTTCATTGATGGGGTTCTGCGACTGCACTTCACTCTGTGACCCAAGCAAATTCTTTCAAACCCTAATCCCCAGCATAGGGTTTTTTCAAGTGCTCCAAGGTCTTCTAGATGGCACTTGCTATTTGTCAAGTCACGGTCACCTGGAATAATCCAGCAGATGCAAAGACCTGACTTAGCACAAGATGGTGTTCCTGGTAACTTTTACATTCCCTTTGTATCAGTTCTTTAAGCATGAGCACAACTCAAAACATTGCTTGACAGTTGTCTGAAAATGTTCTGAAATCCAGTCATGTAAGCTTTGCCCGCTCTTCACTGATactcctgttttcatgttttaataGTCAAAATATGAAGGGTCAGCCATTGTCCTAACAGCTGAATGATGCACTATGCAAATCACCGTCATTGTATCAAAACTGCATCCTGGTTTTTAAGATTGAAAGAAAGGTGTGATGATTGTGAGGAGGGGACACATTTTATTAGATAAACATACAACAGGCAAAAATAATACACATAAAACATGCACCAAATGACTTTGTCATTGGATACTGAACAACTTTTTACATGTGCTGATGTAAATTAGATAGGGCCCCTGGCTAGCAACTGTTTCACAAAATGTTGTTGGGGATACAACTTGTAAGTTTCTCCTGTATAGCATGCCATCTAAAACACATATATTAAAGTTAAAACTAGCAGTATTGCAAAATATATACAAGATACAGAGAAAGGAAACACTTATGCCAACAAATTGATCATAGGTATCTTACTGGTGAAGCAGAGCAAAACCAAGCAACAACTTACATGCCTAAAACATGTGAGcaaaaatatcaaaagtacATCAGCTGCTGTCAGATCCTTCTTGATGTGATGTGGCTCCAGCTTCTTCTGTGTGGGATGTTGATGAGGAAGTTGAAGCATCATCCACGGTGTTGTCTTCACTCTTTGGATTCTCCTCATCTTCAGTTATTGGCTACAATAGAAGACAGAAAAGATCAGAAGGAACACTATACACCTTGTAAAGATGTATATGTAACACTGacagccattgcaatttcaaatCTGCATGAAGCAACACCTGTCCTCTACTAATGAAATTTCAGGTAATCAGATAAAAATGATGTCTTGATCATTCCAGTCTCCCTACTATTTGTTACTGAATTTGTGCtacaacatgtacagaaaaAGACGCTGAAACATACTGAAAATGCACTTAAATTCACAGCAGTTCTTAGTTTGTGGATGGAACAAGGTGGTAGGTGGgcaaaagacaaaacaagcattttcatggtggttttaagtctgtgGTGAAAAGGTTACCGCAAAAACTTTTGACCATTAAACTGCCGCAATcttaatacatttacagtaacaggctcttatagagctgtgtacctaaacaaattttaggtacaggtacaggtacacaggttaaggtacaggtccggacctgaacctgtacctaaactacttgttcggaaaatgctaaattttcaataaggacaaaagcatgtttgaactggtaaaaacataatatttgattgtgcattattttcatgaaaacacagatgaaattttgactccagccatgcaaatgtgttttctgtgctttagagtggctttagagcactgccacggtaatttcatagtaattttatctgtcaaagtggccatcccctgagtcaggtccagtacccgatacagcagggtcaggtattttggacctgtacctaattgattgtacccggtactgtatcggtacagtgtaccagtGCACAGCTCTAGGCTCTTACATAGCAGGGTCAACTGAGCAtatttatttctttcttctggCAAGTGACACAAACACTGGTCACCTCATCAAGAATATCCGGTGCAACATGAAAAAGTACTAATTTTCCATGCTCAGTCCACTGCTCACAGTACTtaccttcaagatggacagaagGTCCTCAGCCTGTTCAGCCATCTTCTTTAGAGTTTCATTTTCTTCTGTCAGATCCTGTATCACAGCCTCCTTCTCCTGGATCACAGCTTTCTTCTCTTCCAGCTGTTCATGAAGCTATGGGGAAAGAGCAAAGATTAGTCACAAAGAAGCCTTTATACAAATGATGATATCTACTTATTACTTGGAACACTGTAATATAGTATCCATTCATCAAATTTTCAATTGCCCATAAAATACTGCAACGGAGTAAAATatcaacattgtaattgtaaaatATCTACTGGTAAGACCATCCTTTCAAGGCCAGTGGTTAAATGTGTATTGCCATTTTGTTCGTGCATGCTTAATAGACACAACATCAGGAACCCTGTCCCATTGATTCTTCAACAGTTATattcatgtacattatgtacatgtatatggcaacTGAGAATACTTACCGTACAGCAAATACACACAGCAATACCGTAGCATATGTAGTGGGCGGTAAAGACACTTACTTCTTCATTTTCCTTGAGTGTGTCTACTAGCGCCAGTCTCCTCTCCTCTGCAACGTCCTGCCAGTAGGACTCAGGCGTAGGCTCTACAGTAGGGAAGGCAAAAGGTAATGTCATAAAGTAAAGTAACAATGTATCAGTGAGACTAGATTGAACattgacaaagaaaaaaatcctcAAGGAAATACATCAATCTTTTCTGTACAATTATCAAAGCATCATTAACAAAGAAAAGTTGGAGATTGAACTGATACTCCTTTGTTATGACTCTTAACTAAATGCGATTAAATTTCAAACCTACATCAAACTATATGTATATCTATCATCATTCCATCACATATACTACTTTTTTGTGTATACCATTCTTCATGATGTCTAGTGCCTCCTGTGCAAGAGATTTGCTGTCATCACAACTGCTGCTGTCGTTTGAAGAGTCCTGGTCTTGGTAGATGACAGGGGTTGTAGTTGCTGTGCGTGATGCCAAGTCAGACCGGGGCAGTTTCACTGGCTTGTTGCGCTCTCCGTCTGAACAGCTTTTCCTCTTGGTGCTTTTCTGAAGAAATAAATTTGATGAGATCAAAAGCTTCTTAGGGTGGATGGCGAAAATGAGACATGAAGCAGTTCTATGGTTATAGATGCATGCAAACCATACATAAATTTTGGTCTATTCTGTCCTTAAGAATATTCCCTTTAATCAGGCTTAATTCAATGCCCTATGTCACATTTCTGTCATCACAAATGGTGCAGCTAATAACAAGCCAAAAGCATTGATATATTCCCTTTGCAACAGAAACAACCGAATATGGTAAAACCTCATGACCGTTACAGTTGCAGTAAATACTACTACCTTGTCCAGGAACCTGAGGATGGTGTTATTGCCAGCCAGCTGCCCAGGTTTGGCTGTGAGCTGGAGAGTCTGAAGTTTTCTTCTCTTTGGAGATGCCACAGACATCTGTAAATAAAGGTAGCTTATGAAGGAATGGAAAGTCCCACTAAATCCCCTACAAAGCCTACAAAGGAAACCAATGGAAATTCCCATTGAAAGGGAATTCCCTACAAATGGATCCCAGATGGGTAGGTTATTTATAGGATGGTGAGAAATTCCAAGGTGACATGCAGTGTCACCTAAGAGTAATATAAATGGGTCAACTGGAGAAAATTTTCACATGTTTTCatacatttcattttgttttcttagaaTCATACTGCTACCACTAGTACTTATTGAAAGTAAGATGAGGAATATAATAGTACAAGAAAGAGTTCTGTATCATATGATTTAATGGAAAAAATGGAAGCAATTGTGGTAACACTAACTTTTGACCTGTCCTTGAATGACTTGACTTTCCTGCGCTTATGTTGCTGAGGCGATGCCGTCTTCTGTACCCCTAGTCCTAACATGGCGGCTGACGTGTTGCTTCTCTCCTCACTGTCACTGGAAccactgctgctgctgcttccTCTAGGGATGGTCTGGGTATAGAGCAAATCATCTTAGATTCTGAGTATGGAAATTATTTCTAGGCATTTCCAAGCACATCCACAACAGTGGATGCAAATAAATCTCGTTTATTGTTGTCAGAGCACGAAATACCACTCACAATTTAATCACATGAAACCCATAGCTGTTTTCTTGAGGGAATAACTGGTATGAACAAGGAGGAATTAAAAAGTTTATAAAGAGCCTCCTTGGTCACTCATAATTTCAGTCCCTTGGTAtgggcaaggaggtttaaacctccttggtatgggTACAAAAATGCAAAAGTCTTGGGTGACAGTTGTGTCCATAAAAAAATAGGCTGTTGTTTACAAAGGGTAGCCAAGGGGATTAGCCATGTCGTTCACTTCTTCGTGTTTGACTCGCGTAAATCAAAAGGCCTTCCAAGCTGCCCGGGCTTATTAATATTTTTGCGGCATAATTTTGCCACGCTTGAGTCTTCTTCAGCTCCAACCCTCGCTACCTCCGCAAACTTATGGTATAAAAACCCGGCTATCGAAAATCTTGCGGCACAAAATATGACTTAAATGAACTACACAACATAGTGACATACTCTGCTCAGACATATATTACCTTAGGATACGATAAAGCCGTGTTAACTGAGATTTCTGCAGAGAGACGCGCGTTCTGTACCACCGACGCCATTTCGAGTTTCCCACCACAATCACGTGCTGAAAAATACCTACAATGCACCACGTGAACCAGAACCGGAAATGACTCAGATTGGCGCCAAATTCAAAATGAAGAACCTGCACCTGTCGCACCAGATTTGGGAAGGGTTGCAGGGATGCTATTGAAATTGCATTTAGAATTTCTCTTTCTTAACACGTCAATTTAAATACAAGGCTCATTAAGCCCATagctggtgtattacgccgaagggcggttataccggctatacagatacagattaaacTGTTTTCTAATCATCAGAACACGCACGATGCAACAAAAAAGTCCTCATTTCTACAAAAAGTCAGCAATGACTCTCTtatagagaatcgaccaatgaggaagtggctgcatgtccatcaaacatgtcaaatatctgaatgtctatgtttttattttacatttctaccTTTCGAtggaggagggcggggactatGGGATTAGTCAACgtggctctaaattgctgcatctttaaTATTGAcaattggatatcatattttaaaacttagtgtgatttgggaggaaaactaaatccgtaaatcattttatttctttgcctcattggcctcgttttcattctatcatgtccgctgcatgagaaaggtgtattaATACACCAGGGTGATGATCATCATATCTATAGTTTGCATATTATGTGGGTTTACGATATTGCAACCTACTCTGGGTAGTTTCATGTGAAAGCCGAGAACATGGGaacttttttgtattttgatacAATTTGCCAATAAAACAGCCAACAAACTTGTACACCAATAAACCTGGAATTTTATTGCCAAGCATACATTTCTCATAGTTATAGCAGGCACTATTATTTCTTTATGATATCCCATCTAAAAGAGTTAGGAGTCAAGGCTTACAGCAACTACAATATCTTGAGCTCAACATACTATGAACATAGAAACAGATGCAAGGATGACATCATTTGCCTTCCTGAAAAGCAATAACAACTGAAACCTTAAGTGCACGGTTTAAAGATGACAAATATTTTACTTGGACAAATGCAACCATCTTCACTGATCACCATGATAAGGTTGCGTAGTACTAGTACATTAGGAATTGGCGTCCGTTTTAAGCAATGAAATAAACCACAAAAAAAGGTACAAGTGCAACACTGAATGGTCCAATGTGAATGCAATGCACAACATTGTCCTATATACATAACAGAGGATAGTTACCACTGTATATTCTAATGGAGAGTAAAAGTTGACACACctcaattttcataatttcaatATGCAAAGGTGTTTTCAAAACACCTGTCGCTGTCAGGTAATCCACCTTTCatagaaaataataaaacagCACAACTTCTCAACTATTGCTTTACATTGCCTAGGGAGTAGGTAATAAGTCTAACCATACTATCCTTCCTAGGTAATGATCATAACCATCCTAAATACCCTGGAAGTCAGTGATCTAGTTAGCTGGATACCACAAGTTTATTGCTTTCAAAACTGTTTAGCATCAAATGCCTAAGACAACATTGAAATTCAGACCAGTCAAGTTAAAAGGTCTTACCTCAAAATACATACTTTTTCACCAATAGAACCTGCTTTGAGCATCTATATATCAAAATACATATTCTATACAAACACAGtttgttggacaaaaatatttcaaaatgttgctaATGGTGGGGACAACAAGTAACTTCTGACTTCTTCTGAAACTTTTGTCAAGAAGATGGCACCTCTGCAAATTTTCATTGAGTGCAGTTGTACATATGactgtatgaaaaaaaagtggttggttggttggttcataTGCGAAAAATTGTGCTAAAATACCGTGATCCATAATGGAAAGCAGTGCACCTTGTAAAAAATATGGAAATCTTTACTTACTACCATAAATTTTATCCACATAAATTCCTTACGCTTAGTTTAGTAACCCTGGTTTCCAGcaagtaactacatgtaccatgattACGTTTTGTGCCTTTAAATCCCGAAAGGGAAGTCCCAATCCACTTTCCTACTAGACAACCCCTATAACAACAGTTAACTCTACACAAAGGTGCTTCCTGGAGCAACCAATTGTATATCAAATCTATTATCTCCTTGATGAAACTATATAAAGACATGGCAAAAAGACCACAGCATTTTAACAGTGTTGACCATTATGACTGCCAATGTATCAATGGGCTAAAGTACAATTTGTTAATCAGAAGCCTGCCCAGTCGCTGATTTCTGAGTCTTCCTCCACGTTGACCTTCGTACATCGAACGCCCTCCTTCAGCAGAGGGGTGCCCTTCCCCTTGCCCATGATTCTGGCATGCAGTTCCACCCACATCTTCTTAGTGGCATCTTCTTCTGTTGTCAGGAAGAGCTCCTCCTGTCAAAGGCAAACAGAAGTGCAGTTAGTGGAATGGCATCCTCTTCAATCAATATCTTTTCTATACCACAAGTCTTTGTACAAGCATTTGGTTTAATGTTATCCATACATGTGTGGTAAAAATACTATTAGTCTTCATCTTCCATCCTTTTGCAGTAAAATTTACTGCATTCCccccggttcaaatccggggaagggcatcctggttggagctgcatttgtcttttggaagggacataaaatgggtaTCCCatgatcgaggaggtgcatcGAGCAAGTtaagcctcattactcagatgggtaacTACTGGCTGTATTTCAGATGAATATGATATTTTAAATATTGTcgtatttcttgttttatttgtgaATGACTTTTCAGCTCTTTTGTCACAGTGTAAAGTTCGCTTGAAGATAATCTGGCATAAAGACACATTATCTCACCTTTACAACACCATCCTTCTCTGTGCAGACCTCTAACACTAGGGTGTGGCTGTCCTGATGGTTCCCCTCTGTGTCTGCTTTGCTGTCTACATTGTGATGAATCTCCTTGATGGTGAAGTAAACACTCTGCAGGGGTGGGGCTGAGAGACACGGTCCGAAGCTGTGTCTGAGGGTGAACTTGGCCTGGTATGTTCTGTGGATCTGTTCAAGGGGCAGAAAAACACACAGTAAAGAATGAACATGAAGGTTCATAAGAGTTAGTAAAAAAACAATGAAGAGATAAACTTCTGGCGAGTCCAATTTTTTCGTCAGAGAACAGTTTATCTCTCCATGATGGAAAAGAATTATTAGGTTTTAAATACAACTACCTCCTCCCTACTCCACTGCCAGAATGGAT comes from Branchiostoma lanceolatum isolate klBraLanc5 chromosome 2, klBraLanc5.hap2, whole genome shotgun sequence and encodes:
- the LOC136428156 gene encoding refilin-B-like isoform X1 — encoded protein: MYTRQAGGLAAWTRANQRAAAGDIFRRQNPLMCPSVEMVPVHVTERVCLTPEPPQKHCYKSCCEYEQGHRYIEDVRYVLGLSQVHYLTSYIHNPDCTSRPEYHISAVRCEPRHKPRRWLSTVILYPKRPVRSYTSTVEYSMRPTSRKWYMTKLDMAVGDEENNIVATNMLYFPKRRTPSFWSFFVTDVNNVPVGKKFEELNNFKIKRDWRKQLSLQVMA
- the LOC136428156 gene encoding refilin-B-like isoform X2, translated to MCPSVEMVPVHVTERVCLTPEPPQKHCYKSCCEYEQGHRYIEDVRYVLGLSQVHYLTSYIHNPDCTSRPEYHISAVRCEPRHKPRRWLSTVILYPKRPVRSYTSTVEYSMRPTSRKWYMTKLDMAVGDEENNIVATNMLYFPKRRTPSFWSFFVTDVNNVPVGKKFEELNNFKIKRDWRKQLSLQVMA
- the LOC136428154 gene encoding geminin-like, whose translation is MASVVQNARLSAEISVNTALSYPKTIPRGSSSSSGSSDSEERSNTSAAMLGLGVQKTASPQQHKRRKVKSFKDRSKMSVASPKRRKLQTLQLTAKPGQLAGNNTILRFLDKKSTKRKSCSDGERNKPVKLPRSDLASRTATTTPVIYQDQDSSNDSSSCDDSKSLAQEALDIMKNEPTPESYWQDVAEERRLALVDTLKENEELHEQLEEKKAVIQEKEAVIQDLTEENETLKKMAEQAEDLLSILKPITEDEENPKSEDNTVDDASTSSSTSHTEEAGATSHQEGSDSS